In Prunus dulcis chromosome 2, ALMONDv2, whole genome shotgun sequence, a single genomic region encodes these proteins:
- the LOC117620085 gene encoding uncharacterized protein LOC117620085 isoform X1: protein MKTSQSTQEIQSSSQVIHDSQGEVKNQTTEAPATDSASVSTSGNDSKKVSRQDIELVQNLIERCLQLYMNRDEVVKTLLTRARIDPGFTTLVWQKLEEENADFFRAYYIRLKLKKQILLFNHLLEHHYHLSKYNPMSPKVPLAPIQNGIHPMPVNNLPMGYPVLQQPPMPAAGQPHLDSMGCGISNCHVVNGVPAPSNFHPMRMNSGNDMMMDCSGADVVPVIPPNSAMSSMSEIPVSPTSVASSGHFPFSASDISGIGVDTSTLDTTFTSDVASSVGLQLAPDGGAGNSRDSLRSLDQIQWNFSLSDLTADLSNLGDLGALENYPGSPFLPSDSEILLDSPEQEGIVEEFFVDSVPGPPCSQSDEEKP from the exons ATGAAGACCTCACAG AGCACTCAAGAAATCCAATCATCAAGTCAAGTTATACATGATTCACAAGGTGAAGTCAAAAACCAAACTACCGAGGCTCCTGCAACGGATTCAGCTTCTGTATCCACTTCAGGCAATGACAGTAAGAAAGTATCACGTCAAGATATCGAACTT GTCCAGAATCTAATAGAGCGGTGTTTACAATTATATATGAATAGAGATGAGGTAGTTAAAACCCTCTTGACTCGCGCAAGGATAGATCCTGGATTTACAACTTTGG TATGGCagaagttggaagaagaaaatgcgGACTTTTTCAGGGCTTATTACATAAGgctaaaactgaaaaaacaaatcCTCCTGTTCAATCATCTACTGGAGCATCATTATCATCTCTCAAAGTATAATCCCATGTCTCCAAAGGTTCCTTTGGCCCCTATACAAAATGGGATTCATCCAATGCCTG TTAACAACTTACCAATGGGATACCCTGTCCTTCAGCAACCTCCAATGCCAGCAGCAGGTCAACCCCATCTTGATTCCATGGGCTGTGGAATATCTAACTGTCATGTAGTTAATGGAGTACCTGCACCTAGCAATTTTCATCCCATGCGGATGAATTCTGGGAATGA TATGATGATGGACTGCAGCGGTGCTGATGTGGTTCCTGTCATTCCACCAAACAGTGCCATGTCATCCATGTCAGAGATTCCTGTTAGTCCTACATCAGTTGCATCCAGTGGTCACTTCCCATTCTCCGCGTCAGACATATCAGGAATTGGAGTAGACACATCAACACTTGATACAACATTTACATCTGATGTGGCAAGTTCTGTTGGGTTGCAACTTGCACCTGATGGCGGGGCTGGAAATTCTCGGGATTCTCTCAGATCACTGGACCAGATTCAGTGGAATTTCAGCCTATCAGATCTTACAGCAGATTTGTCAAACTTGGGAG ATTTAGGAGCCTTAGAAAACTATCCTGGTTCCCCCTTTCTGCCGTCTGATTCAGAAATTTTACTCGACTCTCCAGAACAAGAGGGTATAG TGGAGGAGTTCTTTGTTGATTCTGTCCCTGGGCCACCGTGCTCTCAATCAGACGAGGAGAAACCCTAG
- the LOC117620085 gene encoding uncharacterized protein LOC117620085 isoform X2 has protein sequence MKTSQSTQEIQSSSQVIHDSQGEVKNQTTEAPATDSASVSTSGNDSKKVSRQDIELVQNLIERCLQLYMNRDEVVKTLLTRARIDPGFTTLVWQKLEEENADFFRAYYIRLKLKKQILLFNHLLEHHYHLSKYNPMSPKVPLAPIQNGIHPMPVNNLPMGYPVLQQPPMPAAGQPHLDSMGCGISNCHVVNGVPAPSNFHPMRMNSGNDMMMDCSGADVVPVIPPNSAMSSMSEIPVSPTSVASSGHFPFSASDISGIGVDTSTLDTTFTSDVASSVGLQLAPDGGAGNSRDSLRSLDQIQWNFSLSDLTADLSNLGDLGALENYPGSPFLPSDSEILLDSPEQEGIVEEFFVDSVPGPPCSQSVEKKP, from the exons ATGAAGACCTCACAG AGCACTCAAGAAATCCAATCATCAAGTCAAGTTATACATGATTCACAAGGTGAAGTCAAAAACCAAACTACCGAGGCTCCTGCAACGGATTCAGCTTCTGTATCCACTTCAGGCAATGACAGTAAGAAAGTATCACGTCAAGATATCGAACTT GTCCAGAATCTAATAGAGCGGTGTTTACAATTATATATGAATAGAGATGAGGTAGTTAAAACCCTCTTGACTCGCGCAAGGATAGATCCTGGATTTACAACTTTGG TATGGCagaagttggaagaagaaaatgcgGACTTTTTCAGGGCTTATTACATAAGgctaaaactgaaaaaacaaatcCTCCTGTTCAATCATCTACTGGAGCATCATTATCATCTCTCAAAGTATAATCCCATGTCTCCAAAGGTTCCTTTGGCCCCTATACAAAATGGGATTCATCCAATGCCTG TTAACAACTTACCAATGGGATACCCTGTCCTTCAGCAACCTCCAATGCCAGCAGCAGGTCAACCCCATCTTGATTCCATGGGCTGTGGAATATCTAACTGTCATGTAGTTAATGGAGTACCTGCACCTAGCAATTTTCATCCCATGCGGATGAATTCTGGGAATGA TATGATGATGGACTGCAGCGGTGCTGATGTGGTTCCTGTCATTCCACCAAACAGTGCCATGTCATCCATGTCAGAGATTCCTGTTAGTCCTACATCAGTTGCATCCAGTGGTCACTTCCCATTCTCCGCGTCAGACATATCAGGAATTGGAGTAGACACATCAACACTTGATACAACATTTACATCTGATGTGGCAAGTTCTGTTGGGTTGCAACTTGCACCTGATGGCGGGGCTGGAAATTCTCGGGATTCTCTCAGATCACTGGACCAGATTCAGTGGAATTTCAGCCTATCAGATCTTACAGCAGATTTGTCAAACTTGGGAG ATTTAGGAGCCTTAGAAAACTATCCTGGTTCCCCCTTTCTGCCGTCTGATTCAGAAATTTTACTCGACTCTCCAGAACAAGAGGGTATAG